CACTCTACGAGCCCCTTGATACGGAGCTGACCAGCGTAGCCGACCGCCCGGCCGGCCGCGCCGAGTTTGTGCTCAGCCAGAGCAACGGCCGCAAGCAGCGCCTGTTGCTCAAGCGCCTTTCGGCCGAGCAGGGCCAGGTGCTCAACTCCGAAATGGTGCAGACCGAGAGTGAGCGCAGCTTGCTCACGGCCCAGCTTAGCCCGCTCGAAGACACTACTACGCGCCTGCTGGCCGGCACCTACGGCCTGCGCGACCTGCGCTACGCGCAAGGACTATTTGCCACCGACCTTACCAGGCGGGCAACCCCCGCCCCCGACGACCACCCGGCCTTGCGCTTCTACGATTTTAAGCGCTTCCGGCATTTCTTCGATTACCTGGCGCCAAACCACTCGGCGCGGCTACAGGCCCGCGCGGCCCGGCGCGAGGCCCGCAAGGCCAGCCCTTTGCGCTGGCACTATCACCTGCTGCTGCACGAGCTGCTGCCCCAGCCCGACGGCGGCTATACCCTGGTGGCCGAGGTGTATAACCCTCAGTATAGCTATTCGACCTATGGCAACATGATGCTTAACCCGTATAGCCTGCCTGGGCACAACTCCTACAGCCCCTACAATGGCTTCGGGCCCTATAATCGTTATGGCGGGTCGAACCGCTCTTTTACGGGCTTTCGTACGTCGCACGTACTGGTTTGCGGGTTCGATAAGCGTGGCAATCTATTGTGGGATAATAACTTCGTGCTCAGTGACGATGTAGTGCGCTCGGAGCTTGAAGAAGCCGTGCAGGCCCTGGCCCTGGCCGATGGCCATTTGGTACTGGCCTACCTGCTCGACAATGAGCTGCACTATAAGCGCATCAGCCAGAGCGAGCCCAGCGCAAACGACAGCAAGGTAGAGCTGCTCACCTCCACCGGCGCGCCCGAAAAAGTAACCGAAGTGCGCCAGCCTGAGTTGATGCCCTGGGCCAACAATACCTTTGTAGCCAGTGGCTTTCAGCGTATTAAACCCGGGCACGCCTCCGAGCGGCAGGTTTTTTTTCTGCAGCTAGTGCAGTTTTAACGTTGGCCGCCCGCAGGCTTCGGCAAGGGTAGCGCGGCCCAGGCCCAGGATGGAGGCGAGCCTTTGCCGACCTTTGCGGCTGGTTCTGGCTCATTGCTTTGTACTATGTCATCCATCGTTTCCCGGTCTGCCGCTACTATTTCGCCCGGCTTGCTGGCTACCCACACCGGTCATCCGCACGAGGCTGGCCTCGATGAAGCCGGGCGCGGTTGCCTGGCCGGGCCGGTTTTTGCGGCGGCCGTTATCCTGCCGCCCGATTTTAACCCGCCTTTTCTCAACGACTCGAAGCAGCTAACGCCGCGTCGGCGCGAGGTGCTGCGCGAGGCTATCTGCGCCGAGGCGGTAGCCTGGGCAGTGGGCTCGGCTACCATAGAAGAAATAGAAACGCATAATATAGCGCAGGCGAGCTATCTGGCTATGCACCGGGCAGTGGCCGCCCTGCACGTACCAGCTGCGCACCTGCTCGTCGACGGCAACCGGTTTCGGCCCTATCCGGGGGTGGCACATACCTGCGCCGTGGGCGGCGATGGCCGCTACCGCCACATTGCCGCCGCGTCGGTGCTGGCCAAAACCTTTCGCGACGCGCACATGCTGGAGCTGGACAGGGAATTTCCGCACTATGGCTGGGCCCGGAATGCAGGCTATCCTACAGCGGCCCACCGCACGGCGCTGCGTGAGCACGGCCCCACGCGGCACCACCGCATGGGCTTTAGATTATTATAAATATAATATATATTAAAAATATTATCAATATAATATTTATTCGTTATTCTTCATCTTGAGCAAATCGAGAAACAGGCTGAAGCTGTCTACCGTGCCCCCACCCTCGCTGCCAAAGGAGTCGAAGGTGAGCGGCTTGATAATATAGCCGCTGATGCCCAGGTCGCTGGCCCCGATACGGTCTGTATCCAGGTCCGAAGTGGTCATGACGAATACGGTCAGGTCTTTAAACTCAGGGTCGGCCCGTAAAATCTTGAGCATTTCCAGGCCATTGAGCCGCGGCATATTTAAGTCAAGCATCACCAGGCTGGGGCGACTTATTTTGGTTTCGCCATTTTCGCCGCGCAGCAGGTTCAGGGCCTCCCGGCCGTTGCGGGCATGGATTAGCGGTACGGTAATATTCTGCTTGCGAAGCTCCCGCTGTACATTCATGACGTCCATCTGGTCGTCTTCTACAAGTAGGATGCTAGGCGCTGCAGGCGAGGAAAGGGGGGGCATGAGTAGTGAAGAAGGCAGGCTTACCAAAATAGGGGTTCTCTATTAACGGTAAAAAAGACGTGAAGGATGCTTGAATTAGGTAGCCAGCGCCTTTAGCTGGCCAGCGGGTACGGCCTTTATGGTGCCTGAGCTGGGCTTGGCGACGGGTTTTTTAGGCCAGGTAAAGAAGAAGGTAGCGCCCTTTCCCTCGGCCGACTCGACCCAGATGCGGCCGCCCTGCCGCTCCACAATTTTTTTGACGATGGCCAGCCCTACGCCCGTACTTTCAAGGGTGTCGCGCTCGACCAGCGTTTGAAAAATGACGAAAATGCGCTCGTGGTATTCCGGCGCAATGCCGGGGCCATCGTCCTGCACCGAAAAGCGGTAGAAGCTGTCGTTCAGGTCTTCGCAGCCGATGCGCAGCGTGCCGGTTTCGGGATGGTCGTGGTACTTGATAGCGTTGGAAATCAAGTTGGTAAAAACTTGTTGCAGCTGCGTGCGGTTGGTTGGCAGCGTAGGCAGAAAGAAGGGCAGCTCCAGGTGCATACCTTCGGGCAGGCCCACCGTGTCGGTAATTTCGCGGAGCAGCTGCCGCACAAATACGGCCTCGTTGGCTTCGGCCACCCGGCCCACCCGCGCCAGGTCCAGAATGCCCGTAATGAGGTTTTCCATGCGGTGAACCCGCTGGCGCATCAACCCCAGAAACTCTTGGATGTGGGGCGGCAGGGTGTCTTTGCCCATGTCTTCCTCAATCCAGCGCGAGGCGCTTTCAATGCCGCGCAGCGGCGCCTTCAGGTCATGCGATACTACGTAGGCAAACTGGTCCAGCTCCTGGTTGCGGCCCTCGAGCTGGCTGATGTTCTGGTCGATAGTCCGGGCCATGGTATTGAGCGCCGCCGTCAGTTCGCTCACTTCATCATGTTCATTATCTAGCAGCTGCATCTTGTAGTCGCCATCGGCCAGGTGGCGGGCCATCTTTATCATGCTGCGCAGGCGGCGCGAGAGCAGGCGGACCAGGTACACGGCCCAAAGCAGGCCAAATACCAGCGCCAGGCCCGTTATCAGGCCCGACAGTTGCTGGGCGCGGGCGATGCTGCTGGCCAGGCGCTGGCGCTGCTGCTGGCGGCCGGCGTTCTCCGTGGCGTCGAAGTTGGCCATCTGAAAGCGGATAGCGTCCATTATCTGCTTGCCCGACATCCCCGCGACCAGGCTGCCGTGGGGCATTTCCATCAGGCCGGTTAGCTGCGCATTGCGGTTGTGCACGGCGCGCTTCTCGCTTATCATCAGGTGCGTATACTCCGACCACTGCCGAAACAGGTGCTCAGTTGTGTCGAGGCGGGCGCGCTGCTGGGGCTCGTCGGCCAGCTCCTGGCGCAGGGTGTTGAAGCGGTGCAGCAGGTCGCGCTCGCCCGAGTAATAGGGCTGCAGCATCTGCTCATTGCCCAGCAGCAGGTAGCCCCGAAAGCCGGTTTCCATGTCGATGATGCTCCGTAGCAGCGTAGTGCCATCGGCAGAAGTGCGCTGCGAGGCTTCCATGCGCTGCGAATTGCGCAATACCTGCTCGGCCAGGCGATAGTTGACAATTACCACGGCGGCAAATAAGCCCAGCAGCAGTAAGAAGCCGGCAAACAGTTTGGTGGTAAGGTTACTCTTCATGGCTTTCGGGCCTGCTATTGGGCCCCGGCAGTACGCAGTTTGGCTTCTATAGTTTGGAGCAGCGTGGTAAGGGCATCGGCCAGCGCCTGCACCTCGCCAAAGCCAGCTAGTGCCTCTTCTCCCCGATTAGCCAAGCGCAGGTCCATGAGGCGGTTAGCCTGCTTATGGATGAGCCGGTGCTGCCGGTCGAGCTCGCTCATTTCGGGCAGGTGATGGTAAGCTCCCTCGCGGCGCTCCTTTATCCAAACGCCCAGCCCGCACTGCTCGGGGTCGCGCAAGGGGCCTTCTTCCGTACCATTGCCATGCAGGAAAGAGCGGAGGCGCGCCTTAAAAGAGAAATGCTTAATTAAAGCGGACTCAAAATCCTGTTTGATAGCTTCGGGCGACATGGCGCAAAGGTAGGCAGCCGGCCGGGGTATTGCCTTAGTACGAAGTAGCTTTGCAAGTGCTCAGCCCGGCTGGGTAACTGCTCTGCCCACCCTCGCATTCTTTATGGAAGATACTTCACTTAAAACCGTTGCGTTGCACGCCACCCACCAGCAGCTGGGGGCCAAAATTGTTCCGTTTGCCGGCTACGCCATGCCCGTGCGCTATTCCTCCGACCTGGAAGAGCACCACACGGTGCGCCGGGCGGTAGGCATTTTCGACGTGTCGCATATGGGCGAGTTTCGGGTGCGCGGCCCGCAGGCGCTCGACCTTATTCAGCGCACTACCTCCAACGATGCCAGTAAGCTGCAGCCCGGCAAGGCCCAATACTCGTGCCTGCCCAATGCCGCAGGCGGCATCGTGGATGACCTGCTGGTGTACATGATGGGCGACGAAGACTATTTCCTGGTAGTCAATGCTTCCAATATTGATAAGGACTGGAGCTGGCTGCAACAGCACAACACGAATGGTGCCGAGCTGGAGAATGTCTCCGACCAGCTGAGCCTCTTTGCGGTGCAGGGCCCGAAGGCCGCCGAGGCACTGCGCGCCCTAACGGAAGTCGACCTGACGGCCATTCCGTACTACAGCTTTGTAAAAGGGACGTTTGCCGGCGCCCCCGACGTTATTATATCGGCCACGGGCTATACTGGCGCGGGCGGCTTCGAGCTCTACATTCCCAACGAGTATGCTTCCAGCGTGTGGGATAAGATAATGGAAGCCGGTAAGCCATTCGGTATCAAGCCCATCGGGCTGGGCGCGCGCGATACGCTGCGCCTCGAAATGGGTTTTTGCCTCTACGGCAACGACATCGACGACACCACGTCGCCCCTCGAAGCGGGCCTGGGCTGGATTACCAAGTTTACCAAAGACTTTACCAACAGTGAAGCCCTCAAGGCCCAGAAAGCCGCCGGCGTACAGCGCAAGCTCGTGGGCTTTGTGATGGATGGCCCCGGTGGCCTGCCCCGCAGCCACTACCCGCTGGTAGCGGCCAGCGGCGAAGCCATTGGGGAAGTTACGAGCGGCGGGCAGTCGCCCAGCCTCAGCAAAGGCATTGGCCTGGGCTACGTCAAAACCGAGCTGGCCGCGCCGGGTACGCAAATCTTCGTGCAGGTGCGCGGCAAAAACCTGCCTGCCACGGTGCATAAGCTGCCGCTGGTGCCCGGTACGGAGGAGGTATAACACTTCAACAAATTCACCACCTTCTATTATTGCGCGCAACGCGAAGCAATCGCATCAGAACGAGCCGTACGGGTGTCGTTCCGGTGCGATTGCTTCGCGTTGCGCGCAATGGCGGACGGCTGGATTATCAAACTGCCCTTTGATTGTATGAAACTCGACGTTTGCTTTTCGCCCGACCTGCTGCCGCTCTACGACCTGCGCGGCAAGGTGGCCGTTATCGTGGATGTGCTGCGGGCTACCAGCACCATCGTGACGGCGCTGGCCCAGGGCGTGACCGAGGTTTACCCGACCGCCACGCTCGATGAGTGCGCGGCGCTGGGCCGCGAGCAGGGCTGCATTACGGCTGCTGAGCGCGATGGGGTCGCCGCCGCCGGCTTCGATTTGGGCAATTCGCCCTTTGGCTTTCTAGATGGCAAACTGGCGGTGCAGGGTCGCGCCCTGGCCATCAGCACTACCAACGGCACGCAGGCCCTGCGCCGCTCGCTGGCGGCCCAGGCCATCGTGTGCGGCGCGTTTCTCAACCTAAGCGCCGTGGCCGACTTTGCCGTAGCGCAGGGGCGCGACGTGCTGGTAGTGTGCGCCGGCTGGAAAGGGCAGTTCTGCCTCGAAGACAGCCTCTTCGGCGGCGCGCTAGCCGAGCGCCTGGCTACGTTTGGCTTCGATATTGCCTCGTCTGATGCGGCGCTGGCCGCCCTGCATCTGTGGCAGGACGCCAGGCCCACCTGGCCCCACTACTTACTGCAATCGGCCGCCGTGCGCCGCCTCAACGCGCTCGAAGCCCACGATGACTTCACGTTTTGCATGAATGTCGATACCCACCCCGAGATATTGCCGCTGTGGCGGGGCGATAGGCTGGTGCGGGGGTAGCCGGGCGGCGCCATTAAGCCTGTCCGCGCCGCTCGCATTATTTTGGGCTACTCAGCACCTCGATACTTACCGTGTCGAAAAAAGTATTGTAGCCATTGTCATAGTCCATATGGAAATAGTGCGGGTATTTGCCCGATATGACGCCGATGCCGGGCTTGAATTTAAGGTCCACCGCGCCAAAATATACAATCTGAGGCTCTACGTCGAATATTTTGAGTGGAATAGACCAGAACGTGTAAATCTGCTGCTCCTTACTGCTCAGCACCAGTTTGCATCCGGCTACCTGCCAGGCTACGGATGGCTGGTCGGCGGGCTTGGGAAAGGTGAGCACGAGGCGTTTTTGCAGCGCCGCGAGGTCGGCTGGCGCAAAGGGCTGGGCCCCGCAGTTGAGGGTAACGTTGTCGGCAGTGCCAGGAAACCAGACGGGCTGCCGGCGCACCAGAAAATATTCCGTCAGTACTTGATTGGAGGTAGTATAGTAGCGACCGCCGCGTTTGATAATGGGCTGCCAGCCCAGATGACGCGTCAGCAGGTTTACAACTGGCAACTGCCGTTTGTAGGCCAGTAGTTTCTCCACGCCATTCTGGAGCACCGTTTCCAAGGACACCCTGGCCCGGCTGTTCAGCGTGTCGATATCTATCGCGACCCATGTCACCTGGCCAGTCTGCTCGTCGGGCAGTACGGCCAGGGTTACTAATAGCTTATCGCTGTAATAATAGCCGTTTGTCCTAATGGTTGCAGCATCATCGTAATGAGGCAGGAAATAAGTGCTGTCGGCCAGTATATTAACGATGTCCACCTGCTCAGGCTTGCCCAGCCGCGTGCGCTGCGTGCGAACGTAGGTAATGCGGTTTTTGGCTGATTCGAGTAGGATGTAGGATTTAGGCATAACCAACTGCTGGCCAAACGCTTCCTTAGCCGGGCCAGCCAAGCTGATGAAGCAAAACAAAAGCAGTGCTGCTCTGATAAGTAAATTCATAATAAAAGACGAGCTAAAAAATTATACCTACGGACATGCTTGGCTGCCCTGCGCCTTAATGATAAGGCCATTGCTGGGATTTGGGTAAGATGTGTTGTGCTGCTCTGCCTGCGTTTCTCTATCGATTAAGTCTTTGCGGGTAGGCGAAAAGCTTTGGTAGGTAGTGGTTCCCTGCAGGCCGCCCCAAAACAGGTCTTCTGCCAATTGATGGTCTAATAGAATGCCCTGGCTGGCAGCGTAGGCTTGCAAGGCATCAGCCATCTGACTGATAATAGAACTCATAAGGTCATGCTGCTCCGCCTCTTTTAAATCCATCGACCCTACATACCTGTCAAGCAAGTCGTCTATTGTCGCATTCGAGTCCAGATTTTTACCCTGCCCCCACTTTTCCAGGTAGGCGTGGAGAGACTCGTGAATTAACGTTCTGGCTACAGCAAGATTAGTTGCTTGCGAAGTAAAGGTCAGGTCAACAGTAGTAGTAAATTGAGGCGGGTTACTATTTGCGCTTTCCGTCCGTGCGTTTATGCTTCCTGCTGGATACTTAGGGTCAACAGGAATATTGCCACTCGTAATCGTCCAGGTGATAGCTATATTGTTCCCTAACAGGGAAAAAATGCCCGCTATGTCATTGCCTTTCAACCCCTGCAGAGCCGCAAGGATGGGTTGAATACAAGGTTAAGGCCATCACTTACGATAGTCGTAATTGCCGTCGGTGCACTGCCGCCAGGCAATGGCCCCTGAGGCCCGCTGCCGGGGTCATTAGGGCTGTTGCCGCCGTTGCCGGGAGTGCCGCCGTAGTCGCCGGGGCCACCTGACCTCACTACTTGTTACAGTCGGCCGCCGTGCGCGGCCTCAACGCGCTCGAAGCCCACGACGACTTCACTTTTTGCATGAACGTCGATACCCACCCCGAGATTCTGCCGCTGTGGCGAGGGGATAGTTTGGTGCGGGGGTAAGAGAATTATTTACGCGCTATAGTCTAAGTATGAGCGCTGCTCAGTTAGGATAACTAAACGTGGCTAACTTGCAGAGTTATTAGCTGACGCTAGGAGCAAAATTGTCGCTGCAAACATACACGCGGATAAAACCCATGCGAACTAGTATAGGTCTTTCATAAGAAATGATATTAATAAAAAATCCTAGTGCATTCATCTTTAACTATTTACTACCATAGCTTATTGTTAAAAATAATAACTTTCATGAATAATTATTCAATATTAAAGTATTATAATTTAAATATTATACTTATTGATGATTTTATATAATAATGAGCATTATCAACTTGGTTATATTTTTTGTATAGAGATTAAATCAAAAAATATATTATGCATGTCGTTGCTATCAAGCCCGAAATATTGAGAGTATTTCCCGCTTATTAGGCCAATCTCAGGTTGGAATTTTAGTTCTCCTGCTCCAAAAGAAGCAATATTTGCATCAAAAATTTTAGGTGGCAGTGACCAAAAAGTATAAATGTTGTTCTCTACTTTTTGCAGCAATAACTTTGTCGTAAGCTCTCCACGAAGCCGCGGTACTTCCTGCCCTTTCAGTATCGAATCTGTTATGCGCATTGATTCAGCGGCGTAATCGGCAGGTGTAAAGGGGTGAGCTAAGCAGTTAATTGTTGCATTATCACCGCTAGTTGGATACCAGGTAGGCATATTGCGCAATAAGAAATATTCTGTTAGCACTGTCTGGTTCGTAGTGAAATACTGATTACCTTTTTTAATTACAGGGCGCAAATCCAAACGCCTTCGAGACCAGTCAATAGCTGGCCCGCCCAGTGCCTCATAATTAAACAGCCGGGTATAACAGTCATCAGCTATGTCGCGCCAGGCAACTTGCCTTGATGCTGGAACAGAGTCGGGGCTAAATGGTACCCACGTTACATTCCCAGTGCGTAAATCAGGTAAAACCGCAAAGCAAATAAGTAGCTGGTCATGTGTAAATAATCCTGTGTCACCTATGTCTTTAGTGTCAACCAGCTTATTTCTGACGAAGTCGTTTGGAAGTATAATGTTTATTAGGTCTACGTATTGGGTGGTATTCAGTGCATTTCGTTTCGTTTTTACAAGAGTTGCTTTTAATTCCTGGGCGGGAATTGTTACGTACACATTAGCAAGGAATAAATGCAGCGGCTGCGTCTTAGACTGCGCAAGGTGTTGCGCGTTGCTAATGCCAATATTTAGCATCAGTAAATAAAAAATAAATGACTTTTTCATCTTAGTTACATGCTTTACTGCCTTTGGCCGAAGCTTGACTATAAGTCTCCGCAGCATTTGCGGAAGCTATAACTGACTTTTGGTCATCAGAGAGAGTATTGTAAGCTGCTGTTTCGGTCAGACCCGCCCAAAATAAGTTTTGAGCATAATTTAAATCAAGGTTAGGGAATTTAGCTTGTAATGCAAGTGCCATTTGGTTGATAATATTAGCCATTGCGTCATGTTGAGCGGCGATGTCGTTGGGACTCAGGCTTCCTAAGTATCCATCTACTAATTGAGCCATTGTCGTATTAGCATTCATCCCCTGCGAATATCCCCACTGTATAAGATATGCATGTAATGATTCATGAATCAATGTTCTTCCTACTGCAACATCAGTAGCATTGTTTACGAAAGTTGTGTTAAGAGTAGTGCTTAAGTAGTCAGAAGGCATCCCATCCCATTGGCTAGTTAAAGCATTCACTTGTCTGCCATTCGTGTCATTTGGGATGTAAGCATTTTGTATATTCCAAATGATTGATGACTTCGTGAAGAAATTAAAAAGCCTACCTATATCATTTCCATTCGCTCCTTGCAATGAAGACAGAATGGTTTGGGCACAGGGCTTTAAATTAGTGCTTATTATAGTGTTAGTTGAGTTAGGTGCACTGCCGCCAGGCAATGGCCCCTGAGGCCCGCTACCAGGGTCATTAGGGCTGTTGCCGCCGTTGCCGGGAGTGCCGCCGTAGTCACCGGGGCCAGTAGGGGAGCCATCGCCACTGTTATAGCCGCCGCTATCATCGGAGAGCCCACATCCAGCCGAAGAGCCTAAGTACTCGCCCGTGATTGAATTGTAATAGAGCAGGCAACTGTTTGCCTTGCCTGGTTGGCTAAGTCAATGCCTCCCAATTTATGCGCTTAATTAAACTCAGTAGCCCCTTACTTAATGGATATAATCTCGCGGACCATCCGATTGTTTCCGACTCCATTGCATATGAAACAGACACACGATTGAGTCTCCCTGCTGAATGCGTAATGTTTGAGTACAAAAAGCATAGGTAAAAGCCTTTGCCACTACTTCATGCTTTCCCGACCTTACCTCTGTATAAGTACGCCCCTTTTTATCAGTTCGCACGACTACGCCA
The sequence above is drawn from the Hymenobacter baengnokdamensis genome and encodes:
- a CDS encoding CZB domain-containing protein; amino-acid sequence: MSPEAIKQDFESALIKHFSFKARLRSFLHGNGTEEGPLRDPEQCGLGVWIKERREGAYHHLPEMSELDRQHRLIHKQANRLMDLRLANRGEEALAGFGEVQALADALTTLLQTIEAKLRTAGAQ
- a CDS encoding response regulator, which gives rise to MPPLSSPAAPSILLVEDDQMDVMNVQRELRKQNITVPLIHARNGREALNLLRGENGETKISRPSLVMLDLNMPRLNGLEMLKILRADPEFKDLTVFVMTTSDLDTDRIGASDLGISGYIIKPLTFDSFGSEGGGTVDSFSLFLDLLKMKNNE
- the gcvT gene encoding glycine cleavage system aminomethyltransferase GcvT, which encodes MEDTSLKTVALHATHQQLGAKIVPFAGYAMPVRYSSDLEEHHTVRRAVGIFDVSHMGEFRVRGPQALDLIQRTTSNDASKLQPGKAQYSCLPNAAGGIVDDLLVYMMGDEDYFLVVNASNIDKDWSWLQQHNTNGAELENVSDQLSLFAVQGPKAAEALRALTEVDLTAIPYYSFVKGTFAGAPDVIISATGYTGAGGFELYIPNEYASSVWDKIMEAGKPFGIKPIGLGARDTLRLEMGFCLYGNDIDDTTSPLEAGLGWITKFTKDFTNSEALKAQKAAGVQRKLVGFVMDGPGGLPRSHYPLVAASGEAIGEVTSGGQSPSLSKGIGLGYVKTELAAPGTQIFVQVRGKNLPATVHKLPLVPGTEEV
- a CDS encoding ribonuclease HII produces the protein MSSIVSRSAATISPGLLATHTGHPHEAGLDEAGRGCLAGPVFAAAVILPPDFNPPFLNDSKQLTPRRREVLREAICAEAVAWAVGSATIEEIETHNIAQASYLAMHRAVAALHVPAAHLLVDGNRFRPYPGVAHTCAVGGDGRYRHIAAASVLAKTFRDAHMLELDREFPHYGWARNAGYPTAAHRTALREHGPTRHHRMGFRLL
- a CDS encoding sensor histidine kinase translates to MKSNLTTKLFAGFLLLLGLFAAVVIVNYRLAEQVLRNSQRMEASQRTSADGTTLLRSIIDMETGFRGYLLLGNEQMLQPYYSGERDLLHRFNTLRQELADEPQQRARLDTTEHLFRQWSEYTHLMISEKRAVHNRNAQLTGLMEMPHGSLVAGMSGKQIMDAIRFQMANFDATENAGRQQQRQRLASSIARAQQLSGLITGLALVFGLLWAVYLVRLLSRRLRSMIKMARHLADGDYKMQLLDNEHDEVSELTAALNTMARTIDQNISQLEGRNQELDQFAYVVSHDLKAPLRGIESASRWIEEDMGKDTLPPHIQEFLGLMRQRVHRMENLITGILDLARVGRVAEANEAVFVRQLLREITDTVGLPEGMHLELPFFLPTLPTNRTQLQQVFTNLISNAIKYHDHPETGTLRIGCEDLNDSFYRFSVQDDGPGIAPEYHERIFVIFQTLVERDTLESTGVGLAIVKKIVERQGGRIWVESAEGKGATFFFTWPKKPVAKPSSGTIKAVPAGQLKALAT
- a CDS encoding 2-phosphosulfolactate phosphatase, coding for MKLDVCFSPDLLPLYDLRGKVAVIVDVLRATSTIVTALAQGVTEVYPTATLDECAALGREQGCITAAERDGVAAAGFDLGNSPFGFLDGKLAVQGRALAISTTNGTQALRRSLAAQAIVCGAFLNLSAVADFAVAQGRDVLVVCAGWKGQFCLEDSLFGGALAERLATFGFDIASSDAALAALHLWQDARPTWPHYLLQSAAVRRLNALEAHDDFTFCMNVDTHPEILPLWRGDRLVRG